From one Spiroplasma endosymbiont of Panorpa germanica genomic stretch:
- a CDS encoding ParB/RepB/Spo0J family partition protein: MANKKYKFKGLDEIFGESVSDMVNNIEGNPNINNPKTKILLDNLKVNPYQPRRIFNDGEINELAESIKIHGIIQPIIVRKKQNDYEIIAGERRSRAARIAGLVEVPVVILDIDDKQMQEFAIIENIQRVDLLDIEEAIAYKKLVDILGLKQEEIAQRVGKSRSHVANIMRLLNLPKYVQEALMANGITMGQAKPLLTILSQEDKLKMVFDEIMSKNLTARDVENLVKKSVANNNNEAPVEKAKDVHLEAVEKIAMRKLGTKVVIDNGRITIRYEGDHDLNRVLEILGLNNEI, from the coding sequence AAGTTTAAAGGTTTAGATGAAATTTTTGGGGAAAGTGTTAGTGACATGGTTAATAACATTGAAGGCAATCCCAATATAAACAATCCTAAAACCAAAATTTTACTAGATAATTTAAAAGTAAACCCTTACCAACCAAGAAGGATTTTTAATGATGGGGAAATTAATGAGTTAGCAGAGTCGATTAAAATCCACGGAATTATTCAGCCGATAATTGTGCGTAAAAAACAAAATGATTATGAAATAATTGCCGGGGAAAGAAGAAGTCGTGCAGCTAGAATTGCTGGTCTTGTTGAAGTTCCTGTGGTTATTTTAGACATTGATGACAAACAAATGCAAGAATTTGCTATCATTGAAAATATTCAAAGGGTAGATTTGTTAGATATTGAAGAAGCAATCGCATATAAAAAATTAGTAGATATCTTAGGATTAAAGCAAGAAGAAATTGCGCAAAGAGTTGGTAAATCAAGAAGTCATGTTGCCAATATTATGCGTCTTTTGAACTTGCCAAAATATGTTCAAGAGGCCTTAATGGCAAATGGAATTACTATGGGACAAGCAAAACCTTTGTTAACAATTTTGAGTCAAGAGGATAAATTAAAAATGGTTTTTGACGAAATTATGTCAAAAAATTTAACAGCTCGTGATGTTGAAAATCTGGTTAAAAAATCAGTGGCCAACAATAATAATGAAGCACCAGTTGAGAAGGCTAAAGATGTTCACTTGGAAGCTGTTGAAAAGATTGCTATGAGAAAACTGGGAACGAAAGTTGTCATTGACAATGGAAGGATAACTATTCGTTATGAAGGAGATCATGATTTGAACAGAGTCTTAGAAATATTGGGGTTAAATAATGAAATATAA
- a CDS encoding DUF951 domain-containing protein: MKYNIGDIVTLRKPHPSKTEKWEIIRVGAVVKLKSLSVENLIIELKPKIFENNAKVVESSE; encoded by the coding sequence ATGAAATATAATATTGGTGATATTGTGACTTTGAGAAAACCTCATCCCAGCAAAACTGAAAAATGAGAAATCATTAGGGTTGGGGCTGTAGTAAAACTAAAAAGTCTTTCTGTTGAAAATTTGATAATCGAATTAAAACCAAAAATATTTGAAAATAATGCAAAAGTTGTAGAAAGTAGTGAGTAA